GTTCCCATTCTCTTACGTTTCCAACTGGGTATACTGTTTCTTCATATGTTTGCAGCCATGCTTTTGATGTGTAGTATTGTGCACAGtagttgtatgtgtttatgttcAAGTCCTTCATGACGGCGACTGCATGGTTACATGGCATTTCATCTTTTTGAAATCTATTGCATGTGCACGTCTTCTCCTTCAAGTTTACTATTCTTGTTCTGTCTTCATCTATCACCTCAAACAGGTTCTGGTTTGCTGGTTTCACCTGCAtgttttaaaccaactttaaaacaaccaaaaaactatgcaaaaacaactgtttttattttactttatgcgAACGATAATCTGAACTTACTGTTAGTCGCAATGACTGTACATAGTTCCCTATGAGTTTTTTCTCAGATGATGGTGTCAGCCTTGTTGTGCATTTTTGTGCCTCCTTTCTATTATTGTATGTCCACTCTTGCATTTGTGCCCTCAAGCACTCCATTAATGTTGTCACTGGTGTTTCCCTTGCTGCTAAATTTGCTGAGTTCAGTGCCTCAGCTATGTTTGATGTCATGGTAGAGTACCTATAATTTGGACAGTTTCTGTCATAGTTCTACTTTTGAAAAAAAACTCAAACGCAACGCAAAAACAACGCAAATACAACGCTCTAAATAGGTGAacatatcattaattttatcCTTCTTATTAGTTTTCACCTGTTGTTTTTTGAATGATACCTTGACCATTTTTCATGGCCAATTTTCTCCAGGTACGGTCTTATGCGCTTATCCAAGTTGTCTAGCTCCCTCATATGGAATTCAAACTCCATTTCTGTGTAAGCTTTTGCAGCTGCAAAGAATGGCACTCTGAAAtgctttgtatttttcttgaattttgttttgaggTTCGACAAGAGGTGGAAGATGCAGTAGCCATGTGTTATTTCAGGGAACACTTTCCTAGTTGCTTTGATGATGCTTTCATGTCTGTCTGATATTAGGCATTGACATTCTCGAACCCCGAatgcttcttttattttttttaagaaccaCTCCCACGATTTATCGTTCTCAGAATCAACTATGCAGTATGCTAGTGGAAAAATTTTCGATTCTGCATCT
This Cannabis sativa cultivar Pink pepper isolate KNU-18-1 chromosome 6, ASM2916894v1, whole genome shotgun sequence DNA region includes the following protein-coding sequences:
- the LOC133038877 gene encoding uncharacterized protein LOC133038877; amino-acid sequence: MTSNIAEALNSANLAARETPVTTLMECLRAQMQEWTYNNRKEAQKCTTRLTPSSEKKLIGNYVQSLRLTVKPANQNLFEVIDEDRTRIVNLKEKTCTCNRFQKDEMPCNHAVAVMKDLNINTYNYCAQYYTSKAWLQTYEETVYPVGNVREWELPEFFEEIIVLPPKERIKSGRPRKRRMAAAWETKKQNKCGKCGQKGHNKKTCRRITA
- the LOC133039322 gene encoding uncharacterized protein LOC133039322; the protein is MNYMKAWRSKERAQTQLHGNAKESYNLLPRYLYMLQKTNPGTLIDIEKDDDDSFKYAFVALNAAIKGWPNCKPIIVVDGTFLKVAYGGTLLTANTQDAESKIFPLAYCIVDSENDKSWEWFLKKIKEAFGVRECQCLISDRHESIIKATRKVFPEITHGYCIFHLLSNLKTKFKKNTKHFRVPFFAAAKAYTEMEFEFHMRELDNLDKRIRPYLEKIGHEKWSRYHSKNNR